In one Lolium rigidum isolate FL_2022 chromosome 3, APGP_CSIRO_Lrig_0.1, whole genome shotgun sequence genomic region, the following are encoded:
- the LOC124695205 gene encoding nucleolar protein dao-5 has product MSRDAAAAGLNPPYKEEEEEDSDEDDNVPLAISRDKKKASASKVKKEEEDDEDDVPLAHSRARKGNEKPKSTPSSKQKASKVKKEETASDDDDFEEDEKPQKTPTSKPKASNKVKKEETGSDRKKRSPAVSKPKTSKVKKPKDEPDTKENKKIKKEGDIKQDGNKVKKERKVYELPGQKHDPPPERDPLRIFYESLYEQVPDSEMAAVWLMEWGLLPEDVARKVFQKKQAQKLKSPVKLLAAPRKTSSPTKRVLMLCEEKTNSGTKSSGKTTAQKKKRASSPSDTDDDDDDFVTPTKTKSKSAGKTTGKKKRKASSNTDDDEDEIMPTKTKRQKI; this is encoded by the exons ATGTCccgggacgccgccgccgccgggctgaACCCGCcctacaaggaggaggaggaggaggactccgacgaggacgacaacGTGCCGCTGgcgatctcccgcgacaagaagaaaGCGAGCGCCTCCAAGGtcaagaaggaagaggaggacgatgagGATGACGTCCCGCTCGCACACTCCCGGGCCAGGAAA GGAAATGAGAAGCCAAAAAGCACCCCCAGTAGCAAGCAGAAGGCATCTAAAGTTAAGAAAGAAGAAACTGCTTCTGATGATGACGACTTCGAG GAAGATGAGAAGCCGCAGAAGACTCCCACTAGCAAGCCAAAAGCTTCTAATAAAGTTAAGAAAGAAGAAACCGGTTCTGACCGCAAG AAGAGAAGTCCAGCTGTCAGTAAACCTAAGACCTCCAAGGTTAAGAAACCAAAAGACGAGCCTGATACCAAG GAgaacaagaaaataaagaaagaagGTGATATCAAGCAAGATGGAAATAAGGTGAAGAAGGAGAGGAAGGTGTATGAATTGCCAGGGCAGAAACACGATCCTCCTCCCGAA AGGGATCCATTGAGGATATTTTATGAATCACTCTACGAGCAGGTGCCAGATAGCGAAATGGCTGCAGTCTG GTTGATGGAATGGGGTTTGCTCCCAGAGGATGTGGCCAGAAAGGTCTTTCAGAAGAAACAGGCCCAGAAACTGAAGTCACCAGTCAAATTACTTGCTGCACCAAGAAAGACAAGTTCTCCAACCAAGAGAGTACTAATGTTATGTGAAGAAAAAACCAACTCAGGTACAAAGAGCTCTGGAAAAACCACAGCACAGAAGAAAAAGAGGGCATCTAGTCCTAGTGACacagatgacgatgacgatgactttGTCACGCCGACAAAGACCAAAAGCAAGAGCGCTGGAAAAACCACAGGAAAGAAGAAAAGGAAGGCATCGAGCAACACAGATGACGATGAGGACGAAATCATGCCGACCAAGACCAAACGGCAGAAGATCTAG